CAACAATCGCTTTATTGACTTTATTTTCTCGTAAAGGGTTTGGAAAATCAATTTCATTGTCATCAGAAATTAATATAAGTTTGCCTTTCATTGCGGCCATCATTTCTTTTGCAACGTGCAGACCCAGCCCCGATCCAATATTGTGAGGCTTGCCTGTTTGGAAAGGTTCTACTGCCACATCTAGGGGTATATTAAATCCTGGTCCGTTGTCGGAAACAATAATAGAATGATAGCCGTTAATTTCATCAGTAATATACACCGAAATATATCTATTAGATTTTCGAGCATAGCTTAACCAAAATATTGCATTGTCCAACAAATTCGTAACAACTGATATTGCTTCTGCTTTTGCTAAATAAGCTTCTAATTTGGAATCTTGCCAATTAGAAATAATACTAATTGAATGGTCTAAAAATCTAAATTCATAGTTATCCAAAGCAATCGAAACAATTTCGCTTAAAGGATGTAATTTTATAT
This DNA window, taken from Bacteroidota bacterium, encodes the following:
- a CDS encoding ATP-binding protein, with translation MEPVLSDLNEVIELVEQKVNNIEGVKDQILKYLYRINKQYKEVKEVLIKSANVGLNLGIVIHELDKLIAELSGSIERNEKDKAIRISLSLEKIIRGYSAMLKKSDIKLHPLSEIVSIALDNYEFRFLDHSISIISNWQDSKLEAYLAKAEAISVVTNLLDNAIFWLSYARKSNRYISVYITDEINGYHSIIVSDNGPGFNIPLDVAVEPFQTGKPHNIGSGLGLHVAKEMMAAMKGKLILISDDNEIDFPNPLRENKVNKAIVALCFPKEKK